The genomic window GACTTTAAATTTTTAACGTTGACTTTCGATAGCTGCAGCACCCCAAAAATCAAAAAAAAAGCCATTGACATAGTAAGAAACCCCGACACTATAAGAGTAAGCTTTTGGTATACTCCCCCCCTATTCATTTCCAGAAGTATATAGGCTGTACAAACGATTAACGCAAAAGTCCCTGGCTCGTCAAAATAAAATGCCATACGGGGGAAGCTTATTCCACCAAATTGATATAAAGCATTTGAAGTTGAAAAAATGTAGTTGTACGCTAGTCGCTCATCAGGGTTGAGATATTGTGATATGCCATCATAATCAAATTGAGAAAATACGAAGCCAATCATTACAAACACAGAAGCGATCAAAGCAAAGCGAATATAGAAATCAACTAACTCACACCTACCAATACATGTAAAACAAAAAACTGCAAAAAGCATCAATACTAAAATTCGAAACCCGCCAATCAAACCACTAGAATATTCACCGTGAATAATGGCCATAAAAAAATAGCACACAGCTATCACCGCTATAACACTATAAAACCGTAGTTCCTTTACATCAATTCTGCGACAGCCGATTCTGAACAACCAGTACAAACACAAAATTGCCGCAAGAATCTTGCTAACCACAAATGCTCTAGAATGACTGAAAAACATAAAAAGCAATGTACCCGGAGGCGAACACAGACAAAAAACCACCAGACTTAACCTGTCAAAAAAACGAATCATGACAACAATTCAATTTGTTGCAAAACAGCTTCTGGCGAATATGTTTTTCTAACATGCTGTCGACGATACGCACGCGATTGCAGCACCCCCGCCCCAACCCTATCTATTAGCCAAACTAAATTTCCGACATCAATAGTATTGGAAAGCAAGCCAAGCTTATTATTAGTAATAATATTGGGCATACCGCCAACCTTAAATCCGACAATATAACAACCAACTGCAAGAGCCTCCAAAACCACATTTGGCAAATTATCAACCCTCGAAAGAGAGACATAAATATCCGCTTCACTTAAGCAGGATATGAGACTCTTATTGCTTAGCTCACCCAATACCTCCACATTCTCAAACAACAGCGCTTTGTCATTTATAAATTTATCAAGCGCACCAAATATTTTAACATAGCAGTCAACTCTATTCATCATTGTTAAAAATGCTAAAATAAGATCCCCCCCCTTGTGCCATGAGTTAACATCAGCTGCACCTAAAATTATCACAGTCCTTCCACAACTTACTCTTCCAAGAGTAGATGGGCAATCCAAAATTGAATATGGAATTATATTTGGTATTGTAGGAAATAATCTGCACGCTTCGGGAGATTCAAATTGAGCAGAATCCGAATAGTAGCAATCTAACAATTTTTGCCTCATCCAATCACTAGGCGCAATCACAGTTACATTTTTCGACATCAATAACTCTCTTTTTATTTTCGCCGAATAGCGCTCAAAGCAATACATCACTCCTCTATTCTTTGCTTGAAACTTTTCAGAAATATGTGAACACCCTCCAACCCACCATAAATCATGAGCAACAACGTACACTCGCTTTTTCAACGAGCTTAACTCACCCAACGAAACGAGTTCAGCCCCGACCCAGTGTACTACCAACACATCATAATTATATTTATTCAAAACACGAGAGACGCCGGTAGGGAGGACATTAAACGATCGAATGCTATCCTTTTTATCCGCGCACTGAAACAACCTAAAAAACAAGAAATATAGCTTTTGAATACAAAAAATAATCCTCGGCAAAACCTTATCCGAATCTGGACCAGCCTTCAAACTTAAAAACACAGAATCCATTCGATTATCTAGCATGCTTTCATGAAGTCGCATAGCAGATATTGCCGCTCCTCCCTTGTCAGCAGATAAGGATAAATGTAAATATTTCACTTTATAAGTTCGCCCAAGCTATGCCTTACGACTGCCTATTACTTTCGCAGGCACACCAGCCACTATGTCAAACTCATTCACGGGACGAGTTACAACAGCACCAGCACCAACGATAGAGTTTGCAGCTATATCATTCATTATTACAGATTTTGTACCAATCCATGTATTATCTCCAATTCGGACGGTCTTCAACAAGCCCTGAGACTTTCTGAATAGCGTATCCAAATCCCGAATATTATGATGATGCGCCCCACTCATCACAGATACTCCGGCCGCAATCACCACATCATTACCAAGCTCACATCTTGATAAGAGACTATACTCTTCAATAGTACAATCGTTTCCTATTGCCACATCCTCATAACAAATATAAGCCCCAAAGAAAACAGTCAAACCATCGCCACATTTTTTTAAAGTAGAACTGTAAAAATACCTACGCACATAAACCCCTAAAAGGCCATTAAATGTGGAAACGGAAATAGCAATATCCTTATAGTGAAACAAAGACGTTTTAAACTTCGCCACATAGTAAGACGATATAATATAACCAAAAAGCTTTAGTATTGCTTTTGCTATATTCTTAATTGGCATAATACCCCCATAACAATCGAATCAATTTGATCGCTTTAGCCAAACCTAACTGCTGCACACAAAACACCCAAAAACCTGCAACTCGACGCTCTTTGTATGCAACGTAAAAAAAATCTTTAGCAAAATACCCGATCAAAGCTTCCTCTGTAATTAACTCTTGGTATTCAATCACCCATTTCTTACAAAACTCAAATTTCGCACCCTTTGATATAAAGTTTTTACTTTCGTTTTCCACCCAATAGGATTTTGCGACCGGAAACATACAAAATGAGACGCCTAATTTTTGAGCTCGCAAGCAAAAATCGTAATCCTGATGCCTCACCAACCTGGGGTTGAACATTACGTTTCTAGCGACCACTATTGGCATTAACCACGAGCTTGTTTGTACAACGCCTTTATCTAAAAACAGATAATTAGATATATCTTGCCCCCTATAGTTTGAGCCTATCACACCCCCCTTCTCACCACGTCTACATTTTATGACTGGTGAAAAGAGTAAATACTCTTCATACTGAACGTTAGACAAGAAGTCAAAATAACACTTCAACTTATCCGCCATCCAATAATCATCATCATCTAAGAAAGCAACATAGTCACCTAGAGCCTTTAAAATACCTGCATTTCTGGCTGTTGCCCCATTACTTTCCAGAGCATCATCGTATATATATTTTATATCCAAAGAGCTTTGAAAAACGGACAACGAATCGCAAGCAATTATTGCTTCACTTTCTGGAAAATTACTAAATACAATTAAAACCTCTAGAATAAACTCTGCATTACCTACCAGCGAGCCTACTGATTCTGTCAAATATTCAACACTTGTACTGGCCGGGATTATGACACTAGTAGAATTGTAATGCTTTGTATTTACCATAAGCGCTCCAAACTAAACCCAATCCGAGAATCAACGAAATAATAACGAAGACAAACGCTTCACATACAGTATTAGTAACATTACCAGAACCCCGCCCCAACTGGCTGTTTGAAACCATAAATCCTTCATTACAAGATTTGTAAGCAACAAAGCCAAGATTAAAATCGTGATCCAATAAAGTTTAGAGCCTAGTACGTCCATCCACACCAGATTAGAAAGTACAGACTTCAGCATTACAAAGCATCCAAAAGACAAACATGTTGACGCCGCAGCACCAACTGCTCCATACGAAGGAATGAGACAATAGCCTACTATCAGATTAATAGCCAAAGCAACCATGGTAGCAATCAATGAAAAATGTGATTTTTTAGTAATCCCAATGCCAATCGATGTAATTTCAGATAAAGTATAAAATAACGGGAAAGCCATACAAGCAACTAACAGGAATTTAACCTCTGTATATTCAACAGGTAATATATAATCAACAAGTGGCGCGCATATTCCAACCAGACAAAATAATACAACGATAACAAACAACATGATATCTGCAACCGGCTTAACTTTATTCATGTTTTCCCCACTTTCTACCCATTTATATATAGTTGGCGCCCAGAGCGTTGAAAATACAGATTGCACAACCATTGCAGCCCCAGCGAAACTAACAGATACCGAGTAAATACCGAGCTCATTATAAGTTGACAAGCTTCTTAATAGCACTTTATCCATTGCAGTCAACCCCCAAAATGCAACCCCACCAAACAACAAAGGAAAACCAAACCTAACAACACTGACCCACTCTGTTTGATCTACGCGACATGTAAGGCCTACAAACCAAACACGGCGCGTTTGAAAAATGAAGTATAGCGCAACCAAAAATGCTGAAATGAAATGCGCTTGAACTAAAAACTCATAACCTGCGTTTAATTTAAGCCCCGCACACACACCTATCGCCAAAATAAAAATGAGCTTCGGCAGGATTAAACTAAAAGAAAACTCAAAGCCTTTCTCTTGCATTCGTAAAATAAGGGACAAAAATCGATTTACCAACATAAAAAAACAAAACAAAGCCACAAAACGACCAGCAGTTTTAGAATTTGTATCGAACAAAAAATCACTATATAACCGCGG from Saccharophagus degradans 2-40 includes these protein-coding regions:
- a CDS encoding lipopolysaccharide biosynthesis protein produces the protein MNIRKILGFSLGPLGSAALGFITLPLSAWYFSPDDIGRMAMLQTCAGLFVMVSCLGLDQAFVREYHAADSEARLFKTVFFLPIIVAVVFLVLGLLFPRLYSDFLFDTNSKTAGRFVALFCFFMLVNRFLSLILRMQEKGFEFSFSLILPKLIFILAIGVCAGLKLNAGYEFLVQAHFISAFLVALYFIFQTRRVWFVGLTCRVDQTEWVSVVRFGFPLLFGGVAFWGLTAMDKVLLRSLSTYNELGIYSVSVSFAGAAMVVQSVFSTLWAPTIYKWVESGENMNKVKPVADIMLFVIVVLFCLVGICAPLVDYILPVEYTEVKFLLVACMAFPLFYTLSEITSIGIGITKKSHFSLIATMVALAINLIVGYCLIPSYGAVGAAASTCLSFGCFVMLKSVLSNLVWMDVLGSKLYWITILILALLLTNLVMKDLWFQTASWGGVLVMLLILYVKRLSSLLFR
- a CDS encoding acyltransferase, whose translation is MPIKNIAKAILKLFGYIISSYYVAKFKTSLFHYKDIAISVSTFNGLLGVYVRRYFYSSTLKKCGDGLTVFFGAYICYEDVAIGNDCTIEEYSLLSRCELGNDVVIAAGVSVMSGAHHHNIRDLDTLFRKSQGLLKTVRIGDNTWIGTKSVIMNDIAANSIVGAGAVVTRPVNEFDIVAGVPAKVIGSRKA
- a CDS encoding glycosyltransferase family 2 protein; translation: MVNTKHYNSTSVIIPASTSVEYLTESVGSLVGNAEFILEVLIVFSNFPESEAIIACDSLSVFQSSLDIKYIYDDALESNGATARNAGILKALGDYVAFLDDDDYWMADKLKCYFDFLSNVQYEEYLLFSPVIKCRRGEKGGVIGSNYRGQDISNYLFLDKGVVQTSSWLMPIVVARNVMFNPRLVRHQDYDFCLRAQKLGVSFCMFPVAKSYWVENESKNFISKGAKFEFCKKWVIEYQELITEEALIGYFAKDFFYVAYKERRVAGFWVFCVQQLGLAKAIKLIRLLWGYYAN
- a CDS encoding glycosyltransferase; this encodes MKYLHLSLSADKGGAAISAMRLHESMLDNRMDSVFLSLKAGPDSDKVLPRIIFCIQKLYFLFFRLFQCADKKDSIRSFNVLPTGVSRVLNKYNYDVLVVHWVGAELVSLGELSSLKKRVYVVAHDLWWVGGCSHISEKFQAKNRGVMYCFERYSAKIKRELLMSKNVTVIAPSDWMRQKLLDCYYSDSAQFESPEACRLFPTIPNIIPYSILDCPSTLGRVSCGRTVIILGAADVNSWHKGGDLILAFLTMMNRVDCYVKIFGALDKFINDKALLFENVEVLGELSNKSLISCLSEADIYVSLSRVDNLPNVVLEALAVGCYIVGFKVGGMPNIITNNKLGLLSNTIDVGNLVWLIDRVGAGVLQSRAYRRQHVRKTYSPEAVLQQIELLS